In Desulfomicrobium escambiense DSM 10707, a single genomic region encodes these proteins:
- a CDS encoding undecaprenyl-phosphate glucose phosphotransferase has translation MTNFSSKISTTTRIAEILVITGSMLFVYVIYPMGDAAHLTIATLLGTIIYSFAAELTGANADLRLRPFFIEARRVLGAWILTFLCLIVISWATKHTSTFSRLQIGMWAALGAGMLVAARGSIRNLLALYRRQGRNQRQAVLIGAGSLAQQWIQTVRNYPELGIVPVAAYDDDPVKIGGECKGVPVLGDCGHAVTFVNEKHVPMVFLTLPHNAEKRARQILDQFLSSPANLYIIPDIFTFQLMNLNAFQVGDIPVIALSASPMSARKEILKRAEDLILGILALIVASPVMLGITLAIKLTSPGPVFFRQWRYGLDGREIRIWKFRTMCVTEDGYRFQQATRDDWRITPLGRLLRRFSLDELPQLFNVLDGSMSLVGPRPHAVAHDESFRSRLPGYMWRLKIKPGITGWAQVNGWRGETDTMEKMEKRVEHDHYYIENWTLSLDIRILWLTLLHGFVNDNA, from the coding sequence ATGACGAACTTCAGCTCAAAAATTTCCACCACGACACGTATCGCGGAAATTCTGGTCATTACCGGGTCCATGCTGTTCGTCTACGTGATCTACCCGATGGGTGACGCCGCGCATCTCACCATCGCCACCCTCCTCGGCACCATTATCTATTCCTTTGCCGCCGAACTGACCGGAGCCAATGCGGATCTGCGCCTGCGGCCGTTCTTCATCGAGGCGCGACGTGTCCTCGGCGCATGGATTCTCACGTTTCTTTGCCTGATCGTCATATCCTGGGCAACCAAACACACATCGACCTTTTCACGACTGCAGATAGGCATGTGGGCAGCCTTGGGAGCGGGCATGCTCGTCGCAGCGCGCGGGTCCATCCGTAATCTGCTCGCCCTCTACCGCCGCCAGGGCAGAAACCAGCGCCAGGCCGTTCTCATAGGTGCAGGAAGCCTGGCTCAACAATGGATTCAGACCGTTCGGAACTATCCGGAGTTGGGCATCGTACCCGTCGCTGCCTATGACGACGACCCCGTCAAGATCGGGGGTGAATGCAAGGGCGTTCCGGTGCTGGGCGACTGCGGCCATGCCGTGACATTCGTGAACGAAAAGCATGTGCCCATGGTCTTTTTGACCCTCCCCCACAACGCCGAAAAACGCGCGCGCCAAATCCTGGATCAGTTTCTGAGCAGTCCTGCCAATCTGTACATCATTCCGGACATCTTCACCTTTCAGCTCATGAACCTGAACGCCTTCCAGGTCGGCGACATTCCCGTGATCGCCCTGTCCGCGTCGCCCATGTCGGCCCGCAAGGAGATCCTCAAGCGAGCCGAGGACCTGATCCTCGGCATCCTGGCCCTGATCGTCGCCAGCCCCGTCATGCTGGGCATCACCCTGGCCATCAAGCTCACGTCACCGGGGCCCGTATTTTTCCGGCAGTGGCGCTACGGCCTCGACGGGCGAGAGATCCGAATCTGGAAATTCCGGACCATGTGCGTGACCGAGGACGGCTATCGGTTTCAACAGGCGACCCGCGACGACTGGCGGATCACCCCTCTGGGCCGTTTGCTGCGCAGGTTCTCCCTGGACGAACTGCCGCAGCTCTTCAACGTACTGGATGGCTCCATGAGCCTGGTGGGCCCCCGCCCTCACGCAGTGGCCCACGACGAGAGCTTCCGCTCGCGCCTGCCGGGCTACATGTGGCGCCTCAAGATCAAGCCCGGCATCACCGGCTGGGCCCAGGTCAACGGCTGGAGGGGCGAGACGGACACGATGGAGAAGATGGAGAAGCGCGTCGAGCACGACCACTACTACATCGAGAACTGGACACTGTCCCTCGACATACGGATTTTGTGGCTGACCCTCCTCCATGGATTCGTCAATGACAACGCCTAA
- a CDS encoding polysaccharide biosynthesis/export family protein encodes MTFLLPLLVFFAGCGASGPKETTEIGQLAGSATDGENAGEVAELNRKLYASFTATPSYEDYVIGGGDLIQVSIFEAPDLNTETRVSARGGVTLPLLSTVQVAGLSIREAEQHVERLYLEKYLQDPHITIFVKEQFGSKVTLMGALKKPGTYDFYARMNLMDVLALAEGLSQTAGRIVQIRRKGEAEKPAQCLIIDLDQMIKEGSEELNVAVKGGDVVYVPEAGSIYVDGAVRKAGSYPIRQEMSVQEAVVAAGGLQSFADSRNIKLIRYVGKGRREVAKLSLDDMQAGEAAELKVQDRDVIFVESNAASAFFQGLRLTLGTGLVGVGYQPPPQ; translated from the coding sequence TTGACGTTCCTGCTCCCCCTGCTCGTCTTCTTTGCGGGCTGCGGCGCGAGCGGCCCGAAGGAAACGACGGAAATCGGTCAGCTGGCAGGCTCAGCGACCGATGGCGAGAACGCCGGAGAGGTGGCGGAACTCAACAGAAAACTTTACGCGTCCTTCACCGCCACGCCAAGCTACGAAGACTATGTCATCGGCGGCGGCGATCTCATCCAGGTCTCCATTTTCGAAGCCCCGGACCTGAACACGGAGACCAGGGTCAGCGCCCGCGGAGGCGTGACCCTGCCCCTGCTGAGCACCGTTCAGGTCGCCGGCCTGTCCATCCGCGAGGCCGAGCAGCACGTCGAGAGGCTCTACCTCGAGAAATACCTGCAGGACCCGCACATCACCATTTTCGTCAAGGAACAGTTCGGCTCCAAGGTAACCCTCATGGGCGCCCTCAAGAAGCCCGGCACCTATGACTTCTACGCACGCATGAACCTCATGGATGTCCTGGCCTTGGCCGAGGGACTGAGCCAGACGGCAGGACGCATCGTCCAGATCCGCCGCAAGGGTGAAGCCGAAAAGCCCGCGCAGTGCCTGATCATCGACCTCGACCAGATGATCAAAGAAGGCAGCGAGGAACTTAACGTTGCCGTCAAGGGCGGGGACGTGGTTTACGTTCCCGAGGCCGGCTCGATCTATGTGGACGGCGCCGTGCGCAAGGCCGGCTCCTACCCCATCCGCCAAGAGATGTCCGTGCAGGAGGCCGTCGTCGCCGCCGGGGGACTGCAGTCCTTCGCCGACTCCAGGAACATCAAGCTGATCCGCTACGTCGGGAAAGGGCGCCGGGAAGTGGCCAAACTTTCGCTCGACGACATGCAGGCCGGCGAAGCCGCGGAACTCAAAGTTCAGGACCGAGACGTCATCTTCGTCGAATCCAACGCCGCCAGCGCCTTTTTCCAAGGCCTGCGCCTGACCCTCGGCACCGGCCTCGTCGGTGTCGGCTACCAGCCACCGCCCCAGTAA
- a CDS encoding GumC family protein — protein sequence MPQADDELDLRDYLDVLIRRKWLICSVMFGFFVTVFIVTLAMTPIYKATGRLEFNMQPPKVTKFEDMVVPQTQTREFMNTQSKLLTSDSLAWRVIETLDLVNNPDFNTNLEGMGFLAAISGALGAMSGQPGAASEAGGVAAEVQQRLLKVFRENLEVKAERDTTILNLAFSSPNPALARDVVNTLIRSFISWQMDMKVGAAGLANEQLQKQVELARMRLEKSEAELNSFAQKAGIVSLDSRMNLVYKQLEEINTALAVVHAQRLSKEALHNQAREAGVSAMPVVINNELIQQLREQHVLLVSQYEDLLVVFKPDYPEAKRLKAKIDDVSARIAGEENRILQGIRNDYLAAMKNEEGLRKQAEVATSQALELNDRATQFKILEREVETNKEIHQSLLQRVKEIDATVGADISNIQVVDHSLLPVKPDTPKIRRNLLLAIGIGLMLGISAAFLLEFLDNTVKSMDEISDRFGIPILGVIPEAEEQFRDRLDHLVTTEPRAGFSEAIRTARVSIQLSTAAEGGTKKLLVTSTTEGEGKSTIAANMGQAFAAAGDKVLIIDADLRRPWLHKVFPSSGPRTGGLSELLIGTTTLEEVVRKTGQENLYFMPAGLLPPNPAELLASKRMRQYLDELGTTYDRIIIDGPPSVGFADVLVLGSLVNGVILVTTLGRTHRQALRLFRRSLANINARLLGTIVNRLDVQNRIGGYYTKYYKYYYHSYSYGVGQAELPSESAAGQTEEKRAS from the coding sequence TTGCCCCAGGCTGATGACGAGTTGGACCTGAGGGACTACCTGGACGTGCTTATCAGGCGCAAGTGGCTCATCTGCTCCGTCATGTTCGGGTTTTTCGTGACTGTATTCATTGTAACCCTCGCCATGACTCCCATCTACAAGGCCACGGGGCGACTTGAATTCAACATGCAGCCGCCCAAGGTCACCAAGTTCGAGGACATGGTCGTCCCCCAGACCCAGACCCGGGAGTTCATGAACACCCAGAGTAAGCTCCTGACCTCGGATTCCCTTGCCTGGCGTGTCATCGAAACGCTGGATCTGGTCAACAACCCGGATTTCAACACGAATCTCGAAGGTATGGGATTCCTGGCCGCCATCAGCGGGGCCTTGGGCGCGATGTCGGGACAACCTGGCGCAGCATCGGAAGCGGGAGGCGTAGCTGCGGAGGTCCAGCAGCGGCTGTTGAAGGTCTTCAGGGAAAATTTGGAAGTCAAGGCGGAGCGTGACACGACAATCCTGAACCTGGCCTTTTCCTCGCCAAACCCGGCCCTGGCGCGGGACGTGGTCAACACGCTTATCCGTTCCTTCATTTCCTGGCAGATGGACATGAAGGTCGGTGCCGCCGGGCTGGCCAACGAACAGCTTCAGAAGCAGGTCGAACTGGCCCGCATGCGCCTGGAGAAGTCCGAAGCTGAACTGAACAGCTTCGCCCAGAAAGCCGGCATCGTATCCCTCGATAGCCGCATGAACCTCGTCTACAAGCAGCTCGAGGAGATCAACACCGCTCTGGCCGTGGTTCACGCCCAGCGCCTGTCCAAGGAAGCCCTGCACAACCAGGCCCGCGAGGCCGGCGTTTCTGCAATGCCAGTGGTCATCAACAACGAGCTCATCCAGCAGCTGCGCGAGCAGCATGTCCTGCTCGTCTCCCAGTACGAGGATCTGCTCGTCGTCTTCAAGCCGGACTACCCCGAGGCTAAACGCCTCAAGGCCAAGATCGACGACGTAAGCGCCAGGATCGCCGGCGAGGAGAACCGCATCCTGCAGGGTATCCGCAACGACTACCTCGCGGCAATGAAGAACGAGGAGGGCCTGCGCAAGCAGGCCGAGGTGGCCACGAGCCAGGCGCTGGAGCTTAACGACAGGGCCACCCAGTTCAAGATCCTGGAACGCGAGGTGGAGACCAACAAGGAAATCCACCAGTCCCTGCTGCAGCGTGTCAAGGAGATCGACGCCACGGTCGGCGCCGACATCAGCAATATCCAGGTCGTGGACCATTCGCTGCTGCCCGTGAAACCGGATACGCCGAAGATCAGGCGGAACCTGCTACTGGCCATCGGCATCGGGCTCATGCTCGGCATCTCCGCGGCCTTCCTCCTGGAATTCCTTGATAATACGGTCAAAAGCATGGATGAGATCTCCGATCGCTTCGGCATCCCCATCCTGGGAGTCATCCCGGAGGCCGAGGAGCAGTTCAGGGACAGACTGGACCATCTCGTGACCACAGAGCCGAGAGCCGGCTTTTCCGAAGCTATCCGCACCGCCCGCGTGTCCATCCAGCTGTCCACGGCGGCCGAAGGCGGCACGAAGAAACTGCTCGTGACCAGCACCACCGAGGGCGAGGGCAAGTCGACCATCGCCGCGAACATGGGCCAGGCCTTTGCCGCCGCCGGTGACAAGGTCCTCATCATCGATGCGGACCTGCGGCGGCCCTGGCTGCACAAGGTCTTTCCTTCCAGCGGTCCGCGTACGGGAGGTCTGAGCGAACTGCTGATCGGAACCACGACCCTGGAGGAGGTGGTCCGCAAAACAGGCCAGGAGAATCTGTATTTTATGCCGGCCGGCCTGCTGCCGCCCAACCCGGCCGAACTGCTGGCCTCCAAGCGCATGCGCCAGTATCTGGACGAACTCGGCACGACCTACGACCGCATCATCATCGACGGACCACCTTCGGTCGGATTTGCCGACGTGCTTGTGCTTGGCAGTCTGGTCAACGGGGTTATCCTGGTCACCACCCTGGGCAGGACCCACCGTCAGGCCCTGCGGCTCTTCCGGCGATCCCTGGCGAACATCAACGCGCGCTTGCTCGGGACCATCGTCAACCGTCTCGACGTGCAGAACCGCATCGGGGGATACTACACGAAATACTACAAATACTACTATCACTCCTATTCCTACGGTGTCGGGCAGGCGGAACTGCCGTCGGAGAGCGCAGCGGGACAGACGGAGGAAAAGCGCGCATCCTGA
- a CDS encoding tyrosine-protein phosphatase translates to MIDIHCHLLPGLDDGPGNIDKALSMARLAVDDGIHGVICTPHWHPMLWPNERGAILQALADLRHRLDTEGIPLRVWAGSELALDADLAERLAEGRLGTLNDGRWVLLELPGAFPPPGIEDYLWMLRRGGYEVVLAHPERYAYIQKDPMRLHAWVEMGVAVQITASSLLGRFGPEVSTLCRVLLEHKLVHFLASDAHGTRSRRPMLGDALRAAADAVGSQSARRLVADYPESVVRGEPLDLRDYAPQSLPLRKRPWYRFFGK, encoded by the coding sequence ATGATCGACATTCATTGCCACTTGCTGCCCGGACTGGACGACGGGCCCGGAAACATTGACAAAGCCTTGTCCATGGCGCGCTTGGCCGTGGATGACGGAATCCATGGTGTGATCTGCACGCCGCATTGGCACCCGATGCTCTGGCCCAATGAGCGGGGCGCCATTCTTCAGGCCTTGGCGGATTTGCGGCATCGGCTCGATACCGAAGGCATCCCGCTTCGGGTTTGGGCCGGGAGCGAGTTGGCCCTCGACGCGGATTTGGCGGAGAGGCTGGCCGAAGGGCGGCTCGGAACCCTCAATGACGGCCGATGGGTGCTCCTGGAGCTGCCGGGCGCCTTTCCGCCCCCGGGCATCGAGGACTACCTGTGGATGCTGCGCCGGGGAGGGTACGAAGTTGTCCTGGCCCACCCCGAGCGCTATGCCTACATCCAGAAGGATCCTATGCGGCTGCACGCCTGGGTGGAAATGGGCGTGGCCGTGCAGATCACTGCTTCGAGTCTGCTCGGCCGATTCGGTCCGGAAGTCTCCACTCTCTGTCGCGTCCTGCTGGAGCATAAACTCGTCCATTTCCTGGCCAGTGACGCCCACGGGACCCGCTCACGACGTCCGATGCTGGGCGATGCCTTGCGGGCGGCTGCCGATGCGGTGGGAAGTCAGTCCGCCCGCCGGCTTGTCGCCGACTATCCCGAGTCCGTGGTCCGCGGCGAACCCCTCGATCTGCGTGATTACGCCCCGCAGTCTTTGCCGCTCAGGAAGCGCCCGTGGTACAGGTTTTTCGGAAAGTGA
- a CDS encoding DnaJ domain-containing protein has protein sequence MHSFLHRATADQGVVEEARALTRMLLGGQDIPEACRQLCRRILVDESLLRARLWAVASLFPDRGSTIAGPYQILGVEPSSGQDAVKQAFRALCRQWHPDHNQGDPEAATRFRQIKIAFDMVNESAGARGWAPPPGVNTWGESGPCGERKTWPRLRRLTPLAAVVALLVLTVSGADLVFQYLRPGFTPRETFRTVNVPPDMKPATGEDEALPGAREPLVLPGATSWQSAVGTADRPASPATGGRGDSGAAHGSAAQGTPSGPNGAVVLQDAPKLDEERGCGAAGRVAVAHGKVAESSPKKAHENMEGLRDAEERLAMFIAAYVRDYSRRDLEGFMRHFTPSALENGTPITSLRLRYEESFRNMPAVRYSIMADSMSVGPDHVRFVGRCELRGFLADGKPIAMNGTLHMDLEPFGSTFRVRSLQYAIR, from the coding sequence GTGCATTCGTTCCTCCACCGGGCCACGGCGGATCAGGGCGTGGTCGAGGAAGCGAGGGCCTTGACCCGGATGCTGCTGGGGGGACAGGATATTCCCGAAGCATGCCGACAACTCTGCCGACGTATCCTCGTGGACGAATCCCTCCTGCGGGCCCGGCTGTGGGCCGTGGCCTCTCTTTTCCCGGATCGGGGATCAACCATCGCGGGGCCGTATCAAATCCTGGGCGTTGAACCCTCGTCAGGGCAGGACGCCGTCAAGCAGGCCTTCAGGGCCCTTTGCCGCCAATGGCATCCGGATCACAATCAGGGCGACCCTGAGGCAGCGACCCGTTTCAGGCAGATCAAGATCGCCTTCGACATGGTCAACGAATCCGCGGGAGCCCGAGGATGGGCGCCGCCCCCCGGAGTGAACACATGGGGGGAGTCGGGGCCGTGCGGAGAGAGGAAAACGTGGCCCCGCCTGCGTCGTCTGACGCCGTTGGCGGCCGTCGTGGCGCTTCTGGTTCTGACCGTGAGCGGTGCGGACCTCGTGTTTCAATATCTTCGGCCTGGGTTTACGCCCCGCGAAACATTCCGAACCGTCAATGTCCCGCCTGACATGAAGCCCGCAACAGGCGAGGACGAAGCACTCCCGGGCGCGAGGGAGCCTTTGGTTCTTCCGGGGGCGACATCCTGGCAGTCCGCCGTCGGGACAGCCGACCGGCCCGCATCCCCTGCAACCGGCGGCCGTGGAGATTCCGGCGCCGCTCACGGCAGTGCCGCTCAAGGCACTCCGTCGGGTCCCAACGGTGCCGTAGTCCTGCAGGATGCCCCGAAACTGGACGAGGAGCGGGGATGCGGGGCTGCCGGCCGGGTCGCCGTCGCGCACGGGAAGGTTGCCGAGTCCTCCCCGAAGAAGGCCCATGAGAACATGGAAGGCCTGCGCGATGCCGAGGAACGCCTGGCAATGTTCATCGCCGCCTATGTTCGGGATTACTCCCGACGGGACCTGGAGGGCTTTATGCGGCACTTCACCCCATCCGCCCTCGAGAACGGGACGCCGATCACGTCCCTGCGCCTTCGCTACGAGGAGAGTTTCCGCAACATGCCGGCTGTGCGGTACAGTATCATGGCGGACTCCATGAGCGTCGGGCCCGACCACGTCCGTTTCGTGGGCCGCTGCGAGCTGCGGGGGTTCCTCGCCGACGGTAAACCCATCGCGATGAACGGGACGCTACACATGGACCTGGAACCCTTCGGGTCGACGTTTCGCGTGCGCAGCCTGCAGTACGCCATTCGCTGA